A genomic segment from Amphiura filiformis chromosome 10, Afil_fr2py, whole genome shotgun sequence encodes:
- the LOC140163239 gene encoding uncharacterized protein, with the protein MDRQKYIDETMKHLNNRTNYALVDSDPTDSFSQQIKTTLDDMHARDELTDKAHAFLSPTDSKAARFYLLPKIHKPGNPGRPIVSGNGSPTENISLYVDHFIKPLVSQTPSYTHDPTDFLTKLEAIKDQIPSTAIIGTCDVSSLYTNIPFNERISATCEALSRSGHTSPPIDDLKTLTNHVLTKNNFTFMGDHYLQVFGTSMGTRMAPSFACLFMSRLEEQMLDAAPCRPWVWWRYIDVFFIWTREEDTLHTFLNHVNSFHRTIKFTSELSHHQVNFLDVTIRKENDSLVTDLYTKPTNSHQYLHSSSCHPQHCKSGIAYSQALRLRRICTNDSDFSQHARDLKKNLTSRGHSALKVQQAIKSLPMSDVLKQKPRSQDTNTRVPLVVTFHPNIPPLRSITNDNRLQRVVPDSPILAYRRPRNLRDLLVRAEVPPHSDTIPSTQPGTFTCDSNRCVVCKDHIQEGDSVASNSTIPPT; encoded by the coding sequence ATGGATCGGCAAAAGTATATCGATGAGACCATGAAGCACCTCAACAATCGTACTAACTACGCTCTTGTTGATTCTGATCCTACTGACTCTTTCTCTCAACAGATAAAGACCACCCTGGATGACATGCATGCTCGTGATGAATTAACTGACAAAGCCCATGCATTCCTTTCTCCTACAGATTCTAAAGCTGCTCGATTTTACCTCCTCCCCAAGATCCACAAGCCTGGGAATCCTGGTCGACCCATTGTATCCGGTAATGGTTCCCCCACTGAGAACATATCCCTCTATGTTGATCACTTCATtaaaccccttgtttctcagactCCGTCATACACGCACGACCCCACCGACTTTCTCACGAAGCTTGAAGCTATCAAGGACCAGATCCCCAGCACTGCCATCATTGGCACTTGTGATGTGTCATCCTTGTATACTAACATCCCATTCAATGAAAGAATTTCAGCTACCTGTGAAGCGCTGTCTAGAAGTGGCCACACCAGTCCCCCCATTGATGATCTGAAGACTCTCACGAATCATGTACTAACTAAGAACAATTTCACCTTCATGGGAGATCACTATTTACAGGTATTTGGGACATCGATGGGGACCCGCATGGCTCCGTCGTTCGCCTGCCTCTTCATGTCTAGGCTTGAAGAGCAGATGTTGGATGCTGCCCCTTGTCGCCCATGGGTTTGGTGGAGGTACATTGATGTGTTTTTCATCTGGACCAGAGAAGAAGACACCCTTCACACCTTCCTTAACCATGTCAATTCTTTCCACAGAACTATTAAATTCACGTCTGAACTTTCTCACCACCAGGTCAACTTCTTGGATGTCACCATCAGAAAGGAGAATGACTCCCTTGTCACAGATCTATACACGAAGCCCACAAACAGTCACCAGTATCTACACTCTTCCAGTTGCCATCCCCAACATTGTAAAAGTGGTATAGCATACAGTCAAGCTCTCCGCCTCCGCCGCATTTGTACTAATGATTCTGACTTCTCACAGCATGCCAGGGACCTCAAGAAGAACCTTACATCTAGGGGACACAGCGCACTCAAAGTGCAGCAGGCCATCAAATCTCTTCCCATGTCAGATGTACTGAAGCAGAAGCCCAGAAGCCAGGACACCAATACCAGAGTCCCTCTTGTGGTCACTTTTCATCCTAACATCCCTCCTCTCCGCAGCATCACTAATGACAATCGGCTACAACGAGTAGTTCCCGATAGCCCCATCCTGGCCTACAGACGTCCTCGCAATCTTAGAGATCTTCTTGTGAGAGCTGAAGTCCCCCCTCATTCTGATACTATTCCTTCCACACAACCGGGTACTTTCACATGTGATTCCAACAGGTGCGTTGTCTGCAAGGACCATATCCAAGAAGGGGATTCTGTCGCCAGTAATTCCACAATTCCTCCCACATGA